In a single window of the Clarias gariepinus isolate MV-2021 ecotype Netherlands chromosome 16, CGAR_prim_01v2, whole genome shotgun sequence genome:
- the aldh3b1 gene encoding aldehyde dehydrogenase family 3 member B1 → MESQKLVIERLRAAFRSKVTVPLNFRLTQLEAMLSLLQDNEEQIVDALHKDLTKPKFEAVLSEIDMVANEIRYTIRNLEAWMQPSYVEKNLATKLDDCFVRREPLGVVLIIGAWNYPLQLILGPLIGAIAAGNCAVLKPSEISPATERLLSELIPKYLSQECFAVICGGAEETRLLLQNKFDHIFYTGSQAVARSILQAAAVHLTPVTLELGGKCPCLIYGHLDIKTAAKRLVWAKFFNVGQSCVAPDYVLCTAEMKDSLIPMIVEALEGFYGPRIQESPDYGRIVTDRHWKRLMEILGKSKGKVVIGGESVEEDKYIAPTVVVDVTESDALMQEEIFGPILPIITMESLEQGIRFINEREKPLALYVFSDQSQVVNTVLEQTTSGGFCSNDGIVHMSLPGLPFGGVGASGMGSYHGRWGFETFSHKRGCMLRGWGLERIGALRYPPYQESNLGWLRWATQAKKKSWEGCSVM, encoded by the exons ATGGAAAGTCAGAAGCTGGTGATTGAGAGACTTCGGGCTGCGTTCCGGTCCAAGGTGACTGTTCCCCTTAATTTCCGTCTCACTCAACTGGAGGCTATGCTGTCTTTACTGCAGGATAATGAGGAACAGATTGTAGATGCACTGCATAAAGATCTTACAAAG CCCAAGTTTGAGGCAGTGCTATCAGAAATTGACATGGTGGCCAATGAGATTCGTTATACCATCCGAAACTTGGAAGCCTGGATGCAGCCGAGCTATGTGGAAAAAAACTTG GCAACAAAACTAGATGACTGCTTTGTACGCAGAGAACCTTTAGGGGTTGTTCTGATAATCGGCGCATGGAACTACCCTCTCCAGCTCATTCTAGGACCATTGATTGGTGCTATTGCTGCag GCAACTGTGCTGTTCTGAAGCCTTCGGAAATCAGTCCAGCCACTGAGCGACTCCTCTCAGAGCTAATTCCAAAGTATCTGTCTCAG GAGTGCTTCGCTGTTATCTGTGGAGGAGCAGAAGAAACCAGATTATTGTTGCAAAACAAATTTGATCATATTTTCTACACAG GCTCTCAGGCTGTGGCACGGAGCATCCTGCAGGCAGCCGCAGTGCACCTCACCCCTGTCACTCTAGAGCTGGGTGGAAAATGTCCGTGCCTCATTTATGGCCACCTAGACATCAAGACTGCTGCCAAAAGGCTTGTATGGGCCAAGTTTTTCAATGTGGGGCAAAGTTGTGTGGCACCAGATTATGTCCTGTGCACGGCGGAGATGAAAGATAGTCTAATTCCTATGATTGTTGAAGCACTGGAGGGCTTCTATGGACCTCGGATTCAGGAGAGCCCGGACTACGGCCGGATTGTGACCGATAGACACTGGAAGAGACTCATGGAAATCCTGGGAAAGTCTAAAGGAAAGGTGGTTATAGGAGGAGAATCTGTGGAAGAGGACAAGTATATTG CTCCTACAGTCGTTGTTGATGTAACAGAATCGGACGCATTAATGCAAGAGGAAATTTTCGGACCTATTCTCCCCATCATCACCATGGAGTCTCTAGAGCAAGGCATCCGCTTCATCAACGAAAGAGAGAAGCCACTGGCGCTCTATGTTTTTTCTGATCAGTCTCAG GTTGTAAATACAGTATTGGAGCAAACCACCAGTGGAGGGTTTTGTTCAAATGATGGAATTGTTCACATGTCACTTCCTGGTTTGCCTTTTGGAGGAGTAG GTGCGAGTGGGATGGGCAGTTATCATGGCCGCTGGGGCTTTGAGACGTTCAGCCACAAGCGGGGGTGTATGCTACGAGGTTGGGGACTCGAACGGATCGGCGCGTTACGTTATCCACCCTATCAAGAGAGCAACCTGGGCTGGCTGCGCTGGGCCACACAAGCTAAAAAGAAAAGCTGGGAAGGATGCAGTGTTATGTGA